From Oreochromis niloticus isolate F11D_XX linkage group LG1, O_niloticus_UMD_NMBU, whole genome shotgun sequence, a single genomic window includes:
- the LOC106097760 gene encoding phosphorylase b kinase regulatory subunit alpha, liver isoform, whose amino-acid sequence MRSRSNSGVRLDGYARLVQETILCHQNPVTGLLPASAQKKDAWVRDNVYSVLAVWGLGMAYRKNADRDEDKAKAYELEQSVVKLMQGLLQCMMRQVAKVEKFKHTQSTKDCLHAKYDTPTCATVVRDDQWGHLQVDATSIYLLMLAQMTASGLRIISNLDEVAFIQNLVFYIEAAYKVADYGMWERGDKTNQGIPELNASSVGMAKAALEAIDELDLFGAHGGPKSVIHVLPDEVEHCQSILCSMLPRASTSKEIDAGLLSITSFPAFAVEDADLVAVTKSEIISKLQGRYGCCRFIRDGYRCPKEDPSRLHYDPAELKLFENIECEWPVFWTYLILDCIFAGDQVQVQEYREALEGVLIRGKNGIKLVPELYSVPPDKVEEEYSNPHSVDRVAMGQLPHMWGQSLYILGSLVAEGFLAPGEIDPLNRRFSTSFKPDVVVQVCVLAESEEIQELLRDLGIEVQTMAEVLPIRVMPARILSHVYVRLGNSKKLNLSGRPYRHIGVLGTSKFYEIRNRSYIFTPQFLDQHHFYLALDNQMIVEMLRTELAYLSCCWRMTGRPTLTFPITRSMLDEDGETIDSCILSTLRKLQDGYFAGARVQMSDVSSVQTTSFHTRLSFLDEENDDILLEDEGDDDDGYGEEYNTCGPSEDSKDVFDQYLTQLLHSTTTKCHLPPIQRGQHHVFSPEHTTRDILSFMAQVQGLNVPKSSMYLPVTPVKSKHRKSLNLLDVPHPQHGPQAKQHKPHSAADLHLPRDSQGNTDFAALVRQLKECPTLQDQADILYILYVMKGADWLVELSGPGQGGVSVRSLLEELYVEAAGACKEWGLIRYISGILRKRVEVLAEACTDLISHHKQLTVGLPPQPRERVITVPLPPDELNNLIYEASGQDISVAVLTQEIMVYLAMYVRSQPALFGDMLRLRIGLIMQVMATELARSLHCSGEEASESLMSLSPFGMKNLLHHILSGKEFGVEQSVRPIQSTATSPAISIHELGHTGATKTERTGIHKLKSEIKQRCSSPSTPSGMLSPVSTCPGDGQLHWEERQGQWLRRRRLDGAINRVPMGFYQKVWKILQKCHGLSIDGYVLPSSTTREMTAGEIKFAVQVESVLNHVPQPEYRQLLVETVMVVGLIADVDVDNIGGIIHVDRVLHLANDLFLSDQKSHGASEYFLEKDPATGICNFFYDSAPSGSYGTMTYLSKAAVTYVQDFLPSSSCLMQ is encoded by the exons ATGAGGAGTCGCAGTAACTCAGGAGTGCGGCTGGACGGCTATGCCCGGCTGGTCCAGGAGACTATCCTGTGCCATCAG AACCCAGTGACAGGACTTCTTCCTGCCAGTGCGCAGAAGAAGGACGCCTGGGTGAGGGATAATGTCTACAGTGTCCTGGCGGTGTGGGGGCTGGGTATGGCCTACCGGAAGAATGCAGACCGCGATGAAGACAAGGCCAAAGCTTACGAACTGGAGCAG AGTGTCGTGAAACTGATGCAGGGGCTTCTGCAGTGCATGATGAGACAG GTGGCCAAGGTGGAGAAGTTCAAACACACCCAGAGTACAAAGGATTGCTTGCATGCCAAATATGATACTCCCACTTGTGCCACAGTGGTCAGGGATGATCAGTGGGGTCATCTCCAGGTGGACGCCACCTCGATTTACCTGCTGATGCTGGCACAGATGACAGCCTCAG GTCTTCGTATCATTTCCAACCTGGACGAGGTAGCCTTCATCCAAAACTTGGTCTTCTACATAGAGGCTGCCTACAAAGTAGCG GACTATGGAATGTGGGAACGAGGTGACAAGACTAACCAGGGCATTCCTGAGCTCAATGCCAGCTCTGTAGGAATGGCTAAG GCAGCGCTTGAGGCTATAGATGAGCTGGATCTGTTTGGTGCTCACGGAGGGCCGAAGTCAGTCATCCATGTGTTGCCTGATGAAGTCGAACACTGTCAG TCTATTCTGTGCTCCATGCTGCCAAGAGCTTCAACTTCAAAGGAAATAGATGCTGGTCTTCTGTCCATCACTTCTTTCCCTGCGTTTGCTGTGGAGGATGCTGACCTGGTGGCCGTGACGAAGTCAGAGATCATAAGCAAACTGCAG GGTCGCTATGGCTGCTGTCGCTTTATCAGGGACGGATATCGTTGTCCCAAAGAG GATCCATCTCGGCTGCATTATGATCCTGCTGAGCTGAAGCTATTTGAGAATATCGAGTGTGAGTGGCCTGTGTTTTGGACTTACCTCATCCTGGATTGTATTTTTGCTGGTGATCAAGTTCAG GTGCAAGAGTACCGTGAAGCACTGGAGGGTGTTTTAATCAGAGGGAAGAATGGCATTAAGTTGGTGCCTGAACTTTATTCTGTTCCTCCTGACAAG GTTGAGGAGGAGTATAGCAATCCTCACTCAGTAGACAGGGTAGCCATGGGCCAGCTGCCACACATGTGGGGACAGTCACTCTACATCTTGGGGTCCCTTGTGGCTGAG GGTTTTTTAGCACCAGGAGAGATAGATCCGCTCAACAGGAGATTCTCTACAAGCTTCAAACCAGATGTGGTGGTACAAG ttTGTGTTCTAGCAGAGTCGGAGGAGATCCAGGAGTTGTTAAGAGATCTGGGGATCGAGGTACAGACGATGGCAGAAGTTCTGCCCATCAGGGTCATGCCAGCTCGCATCCTGAGCCATGTCTATGTTAGACTGG GGAACAGCAAGAAGCTGAATCTGAGTGGGCGGCCGTACAGACACATTGGTGTCCTGGGAACATCCAAATTCTACGAGATCCGAAATCGCTCTTACATATTCACCCCTCAG tttctggatcagcaccatttCTATCTGGCTCTGGACAACCAGATGATTGTGGAGATGTTACGGACCGAGCTGGCCTATCTCTCTTGTTGCTGGAGGATGACAGGACGTCCGACGCTCACATTCCCAATCACCCGTAGCATGCTGG ATGAGGATGGAGAAACAATTGATTCATGTATCCTATCAACTCTAAGGAAACTGCAGGATGGCTATTTTGCTGGAGCGAG GGTGCAGATGTCAGACGTCTCCAGTGTCCAGACCACTTCGTTTCACACTCGTCTCAGCTTCCTGGATGAAGAGAATGATGACATATTGCTTGAGGATGAAGGCGATGATGACGATGGATATGGAGAGGAGTATAATACCTGTGGTCCCTCGG AGGACTCAAAAGATGTATTTGACCAGTACCTCACCCAGCTCCTTCACAGCACCACTACCAAGTGCCATCTTCCTCCCATCCAGAGGGGGCAGCACCACGTCTTCAGTCCAGAACATACCACAAGAGACATCCTGTCTTTTATGGCGCAGGTCCAGGGCCTGAACGTTCCCA AGTCTTCCATGTATCTGCCTGTGACTCCGGTCAAGAGCAAACATCGCAAATCTCTCAACCTTCTTGATGTTCCTCATCCTCAGCACGGCCCACAGGCGAAACAGCACAAG CCACACTCTGCTGCTGATCTTCACCTGCCTCGAGACTCTCAGGGCAACACAGACTTTGCAGCGTTGGTCAGGCAGCTAAAAGAATGCCCCACTCTTCAGGACCAGGCTGACATCCTCTACATTCTCTATGTGATGAA AGGAGCTGATTGGCTGGTGGAGTTGTCAGGTCCTGGGCAGGGTGGGGTCAGCGTGCGATCACTGTTGGAGGAGCTGTACGTAGAAGCcg CCGGAGCCTGCAAAGAGTGGGGGCTCATTAGGTACATCTCTGGAATACTGCGCAAGAGGGTGGAGGTCCTCGCTGAG GCCTGCACAGATCTGATTTCCCATCACAAGCAGCTGACTGTAGGTCTACCTCCTCAACCCAGGGAAAGAGTGATCACAGT CCCTCTTCCTCCGGATGAGTTAAACAACCTCATCTACGAAGCCAGTGGTCAGGACATAAGTGTAGCAGTGCTCACTCAG GAAATTATGGTGTATCTAGCCATGTATGTGCGCTCCCAGCCCGCTCTGTTCGGGGACATGCTCAGACTCAGGATAGGACTCATCATGCAAGTGATGGCCACTGAGTTAGCTCGTAGCCTGCACTGTTCTG GGGAGGAGGCGTCAGAGAGTTTGATGAGCCTGAGTCCATTTGGCATGAAGAACCTACTGCATCACATCCTCAGTGGCAAAGAATTTGGGGTGGAACA ATCAGTGCGCCCAATCCAGTCTACAGCCACTAGTCCTGCGATATCCATCCATGAACTAGGTCACACGGGAGCTACAAAGACTGAACGCACAGGAATACACAAGCTAAAGAGTGAGATAAAACAG CGTTGCAGCAGCCCTTCCACTCCCAGTGGAATGCTGTCCCCGGTGAGCACTTGTCCAGGAGACGGCCAGCTGCACTGGGAGGAGAGGCAAGGCCAGTGGCTGAGGAGACGCAGGCTAGATGGCGCCATCAACAGAGTACCTATGGGTTTCTACCAAAAGGTGTGGAAGATCCTGCAGAAGTGCCACGGTCTGTCCATCGACGGATACGTGTTGCCCTCTTCTACCACAAGAGAG ATGACAGCAGGAGAGATTAAGTTTGCAGTGCAGGTTGAATCTGTGCTGAACCACGTCCCACAGCCAGAGTACCGGCAGCTGCTAGTGGAGACTGTGATGGTTGTGGGCCTGATAGCGGACGTAGACGTGGACAACATCGGCGGCATCATCCACGTGGATCGCGTGTTGCATTTGGCCAATGACCTTTTCCTCAGTGACCAG AAATCCCACGGCGCCAGTGAGTATTTCCTTGAGAAGGACCCAGCAACCGGAATCTGCAACTTTTTCTACGACAGCGCTCCTAGTGGTAGCTATGGCACCATGACCTATCTCTCCAAAGCGGCAGTCACTTACGTTCAGGACTTCCTGCCAAGTTCCAGCTGCCTGATGCAGTGA